The proteins below come from a single Spiroplasma endosymbiont of Atherix ibis genomic window:
- the ptsS gene encoding phosphate ABC transporter substrate-binding protein has protein sequence MSRKISIILLALLSVVLGLWIWSVAAPKNSIILGGSTSVNPFMQKLTKKYYQESEKKDFIYNSTGSQAGVGGVEKEMYSAGFISKNISDSTLSKGNNFLNVCGGETRDSNLVVCSFSDIDLNEFKKTNNNSKKISYIALEFAIDAIGVIFNSPNYWNEVITYGNEENISLNDLMNFDLKSNKELLAKIYSGNMYWEELAKEVLKSYENEEFYSQLYKKIPTSNKTKIVTFTREDGSGTRTAFSDLTGIKDMHSSNVVNSNGSMIENMSNVSSIGYVSNAFLGQLTENGAIKLAGINGTKLAINKSNKPKEWINNQWQDWQNPEAEKPSNTEEFIKNPTAYTFKRPFIAIFNIYNKNLEQLIQLFNWMNSKDEAKSVFDDEGLVRHMNYQSPSSKKLLGGNYA, from the coding sequence ATGAGTAGGAAAATAAGCATAATATTATTGGCATTATTGTCAGTAGTATTAGGTCTATGAATTTGAAGTGTTGCTGCACCTAAAAATTCAATTATTTTAGGTGGAAGTACAAGTGTTAATCCATTTATGCAAAAATTAACAAAGAAATATTATCAAGAATCAGAAAAAAAAGATTTTATCTATAATTCAACAGGTAGTCAAGCTGGTGTTGGAGGTGTAGAAAAAGAAATGTATAGTGCAGGGTTTATATCTAAAAATATAAGTGATTCTACTTTATCAAAAGGAAATAATTTTTTAAATGTATGTGGTGGAGAAACAAGAGATTCAAATCTTGTAGTTTGTAGTTTTTCAGATATAGATTTAAATGAATTTAAAAAAACTAATAATAATTCAAAAAAAATTTCATACATTGCTTTAGAATTTGCAATTGATGCTATTGGTGTAATTTTTAATTCCCCCAATTATTGAAATGAAGTAATTACTTATGGAAATGAAGAAAATATATCATTAAATGATTTAATGAATTTTGATTTAAAAAGTAATAAAGAACTATTAGCTAAAATTTATTCAGGAAATATGTATTGAGAAGAATTAGCTAAAGAAGTATTAAAAAGTTATGAAAATGAAGAATTTTATTCTCAATTATATAAAAAAATTCCAACAAGTAATAAAACAAAAATAGTTACTTTTACAAGAGAAGATGGTTCAGGAACTAGGACAGCTTTCTCAGATTTAACAGGAATTAAAGATATGCATTCATCAAATGTAGTTAATTCAAATGGTTCAATGATTGAAAATATGAGTAATGTTTCAAGTATAGGATATGTTTCAAATGCTTTTTTAGGACAATTAACAGAAAATGGAGCAATTAAATTAGCAGGTATTAATGGTACAAAATTAGCAATTAATAAAAGTAATAAACCAAAAGAATGAATAAATAATCAATGACAAGATTGACAAAATCCAGAAGCAGAAAAACCAAGTAATACTGAAGAGTTTATTAAAAATCCAACAGCATATACTTTTAAAAGACCATTTATAGCAATCTTTAATATCTATAATAAAAATTTAGAACAATTAATTCAATTATTTAATTGAATGAACAGCAAAGATGAGGCTAAATCAGTTTTTGATGACGAAGGACTTGTAAGACATATGAATTATCAATCTCCATCTTCTAAAAAATTATTAGGAGGTAATTATGCTTAA
- the pstA gene encoding phosphate ABC transporter permease PstA: MLKTQVKKLPKAKASKMDLSTKISILSITTIVLLILTVLVGFILYKSVPVFKEFSFFKFLFSGNWSPGKDGEGKYGLGKIILSTLMMMFFTLLFAIPLTIFSSLFITEYLKNRTKKFVVTVIQLLAGIPSVVFGLFALDQIGPIFVAIGAPTSGNMMTASFTLAFMALPTMITLSINAIEAVPEGHRYASLGLGMTKEKTTFGVVLVSAMPKIITAIITGVARIIGETMAVILIAGNSTKGLNSDDGFLGFIFSSIRTLAGTIGLEMLENHGTTHESALYAIGMVLFIIVILINLLIIAIGNINKKKSKSISNIKHKKIKIRKNNYKYDSHNLNILVQTYTEKRFGKKAESAVLKFFMITSTAIIIVFTSWILLTVMFKGIGGFDSRAFIEIEGQRSGIFALLFTTILLVLGTIIFAIPLALIVAIYLAEYAHKESKFAKVIRFSINVLASTPSIVFGVFSLSLFVVAMGIPMSIFASSLTMTIVILPSMITAFEDSITSVPSLYKEAAYGMGMTKTGVLFKIIIPNSTKGLVTGTILAVARIIGESAPVYLTLGTAVRMPSEGFFSSGATLTTQIYMMASEGNDPHTLGVAYQIALVTIFLVLGLNFLSKYIGIKLNPVHKKIPFKLKFKAFISIFTISYIKKVAKKTKKDTISLYKKWISYFNVNRWKTYYKNSKVRNNVIKTIKAEAKNNSKKNIKKIQKQKEE, from the coding sequence ATGCTTAAAACACAAGTAAAAAAGCTTCCTAAAGCAAAAGCATCCAAAATGGATTTATCAACTAAGATATCTATTTTATCTATAACAACTATTGTTTTATTAATATTGACGGTTTTAGTAGGCTTTATTTTATACAAATCAGTTCCAGTTTTTAAAGAATTTTCATTTTTTAAATTCTTATTTTCAGGAAACTGATCTCCTGGAAAAGATGGAGAAGGTAAATATGGTTTAGGTAAAATAATTCTTTCTACTTTAATGATGATGTTTTTTACACTATTATTTGCGATTCCCTTAACAATATTTAGTTCATTATTTATAACAGAATATTTAAAAAATAGAACTAAAAAATTTGTAGTTACTGTAATTCAATTATTAGCAGGAATTCCTTCAGTTGTTTTTGGTTTATTTGCATTAGATCAAATCGGACCAATTTTTGTAGCAATTGGAGCTCCAACAAGTGGTAATATGATGACAGCTAGTTTTACATTAGCATTTATGGCATTGCCAACAATGATTACATTATCAATTAATGCTATTGAAGCTGTTCCAGAAGGTCACAGGTATGCATCATTAGGATTAGGAATGACAAAAGAAAAAACAACTTTTGGAGTAGTTTTAGTTTCTGCTATGCCAAAAATTATTACAGCTATTATTACTGGTGTTGCAAGAATTATTGGTGAAACTATGGCAGTTATTTTGATTGCTGGAAACTCAACAAAAGGTTTAAATAGTGATGATGGTTTTTTAGGATTCATTTTTTCATCAATTAGAACTTTAGCAGGAACAATTGGTTTAGAAATGCTAGAAAATCATGGAACAACTCATGAATCTGCACTATATGCAATTGGTATGGTTTTATTTATAATAGTTATTCTTATTAATTTATTAATTATTGCTATTGGAAATATTAATAAAAAGAAAAGCAAATCAATTAGTAATATTAAACATAAAAAAATTAAAATTAGAAAAAATAATTATAAATATGATAGTCACAATCTAAATATTTTAGTACAAACTTATACTGAAAAAAGATTTGGAAAAAAAGCAGAAAGTGCTGTTTTAAAATTCTTTATGATAACTTCAACAGCCATAATTATTGTATTTACAAGTTGAATATTATTAACTGTTATGTTTAAAGGAATTGGTGGTTTTGATAGTAGGGCATTTATAGAAATTGAAGGACAAAGAAGTGGTATATTTGCATTATTATTTACAACAATATTGTTAGTTTTAGGAACTATAATATTTGCAATACCATTAGCATTAATTGTAGCAATATATTTGGCAGAATATGCTCATAAGGAAAGCAAATTTGCAAAAGTAATTAGGTTTTCAATAAATGTTCTTGCATCAACTCCAAGTATTGTTTTTGGTGTATTTAGTTTAAGTTTATTTGTTGTTGCAATGGGAATACCAATGTCTATATTTGCTTCAAGTTTAACAATGACAATAGTTATCTTGCCCTCGATGATTACAGCATTTGAAGATTCAATAACATCTGTTCCTTCTTTATATAAAGAAGCTGCATATGGAATGGGTATGACAAAAACTGGAGTTTTGTTTAAAATTATTATTCCAAATTCAACAAAAGGACTTGTTACAGGAACTATTTTAGCTGTTGCAAGAATTATAGGTGAATCAGCTCCTGTATATCTAACATTAGGAACAGCAGTTAGAATGCCTTCAGAAGGTTTCTTTTCATCAGGAGCTACTTTAACAACTCAAATTTATATGATGGCTTCAGAAGGAAACGATCCACATACTTTAGGAGTTGCATATCAAATAGCACTTGTTACAATATTCTTAGTACTAGGATTAAATTTTTTAAGTAAATATATTGGAATTAAATTAAATCCAGTTCATAAGAAAATACCATTTAAATTAAAGTTTAAAGCTTTTATATCAATATTTACAATATCTTATATTAAAAAAGTTGCTAAAAAAACTAAAAAAGATACAATATCACTATATAAAAAATGAATTTCTTATTTCAATGTAAATAGGTGAAAAACTTATTATAAAAATTCAAAAGTAAGAAATAATGTAATTAAAACAATTAAAGCAGAGGCCAAAAATAATTCTAAAAAAAATATTAAAAAAATTCAAAAGCAAAAGGAGGAGTAA
- the pstB gene encoding phosphate ABC transporter ATP-binding protein PstB — protein sequence MSLDKKAMADDDIIYNNTNELELISEEKIFQKHKKLLLKQRSNVIEIENFNFYYNGGSKQALFDINMAVKENTVTAFIGPSGCGKSTLLRSINRMNDLVDNIAIDGSIKVHNKDVYKKGTDVVKLRTEVGMVFQKANPFPMSIYDNVAFGPRNQGITDKNALNQIVEDSLKKAALWEDVKDYLKDSALGLSGGQQQRLCIARAIAMRPKILLMDEPTSALDPIATLKVEELILKLKNEYTIVIVTHSMAQATRVSDYTAFFLQGELIEYDRTKKIFTNPKNQKTEDYISGRFV from the coding sequence ATGTCTTTAGATAAAAAAGCAATGGCAGATGATGATATAATATATAATAATACTAATGAATTAGAACTTATATCAGAAGAAAAAATATTTCAAAAACATAAAAAACTGCTATTAAAACAAAGATCAAATGTAATTGAAATTGAAAACTTTAATTTTTATTATAATGGTGGTTCAAAACAAGCTTTATTTGATATAAATATGGCTGTTAAAGAAAATACAGTAACAGCATTTATTGGTCCTTCTGGTTGTGGAAAATCAACGCTTTTAAGATCAATTAATAGAATGAATGATTTAGTTGATAATATAGCAATTGATGGTTCAATTAAGGTTCATAATAAAGATGTATATAAAAAAGGAACAGATGTTGTAAAATTAAGAACAGAAGTAGGAATGGTTTTTCAAAAAGCTAATCCTTTTCCAATGTCAATTTATGATAATGTTGCTTTTGGTCCTAGAAATCAAGGAATTACAGATAAAAATGCTTTAAATCAAATTGTTGAAGACTCATTAAAAAAAGCTGCACTTTGAGAAGATGTAAAAGATTATTTAAAGGATTCAGCTCTAGGATTAAGCGGTGGTCAGCAACAAAGATTATGTATAGCAAGAGCAATAGCTATGAGACCAAAAATATTGCTAATGGATGAACCTACAAGTGCTTTAGATCCAATTGCAACTTTGAAAGTTGAAGAACTTATTTTAAAACTAAAAAATGAATATACAATAGTAATAGTTACCCATTCAATGGCACAAGCTACAAGAGTGAGTGATTATACAGCATTCTTTTTACAAGGAGAGTTAATTGAATACGATAGAACTAAGAAAATATTTACAAATCCAAAAAATCAAAAAACAGAAGATTATATTTCAGGAAGATTCGTATAG
- the phoU gene encoding phosphate signaling complex protein PhoU, which translates to MSYNKILDNDIKTIKRELIKLVEVTKSQYANTFESLKAQNFELAKEVVENDLKINDMQNTFTKMALWKIAKQQMVAGDLRLAVGGVLISREIERIADVAKHICAFTIKYNPELIEIEYISKMFDLVNKMLNIVSTLIENYDNDQHQKVLKVEEQLSLEFSTLSNTLALRNFEAKNQVESKKIITIVRQLKNLERAGESLISIEETLQFIRTGKFEELPETIINNLETKK; encoded by the coding sequence ATGTCATACAATAAAATTTTAGACAATGATATTAAAACTATTAAACGAGAGTTAATTAAGTTAGTTGAAGTTACTAAATCTCAGTATGCAAACACTTTCGAATCTCTAAAAGCACAAAATTTTGAATTAGCAAAAGAAGTAGTTGAAAATGACTTAAAAATTAACGATATGCAAAATACATTTACAAAAATGGCTTTATGAAAAATTGCAAAACAGCAAATGGTTGCAGGGGATTTAAGATTAGCTGTTGGGGGAGTTTTGATAAGTCGTGAAATTGAAAGAATTGCTGATGTTGCAAAACATATTTGTGCATTTACAATTAAATACAATCCTGAACTAATAGAAATTGAATATATTTCAAAAATGTTTGATCTTGTAAATAAAATGTTAAATATAGTATCAACTTTAATTGAAAATTATGATAACGATCAACATCAGAAAGTTCTAAAAGTAGAAGAACAATTAAGTTTAGAATTCTCAACACTTTCAAATACATTGGCTTTAAGAAATTTTGAAGCTAAAAATCAAGTTGAATCAAAAAAAATTATTACAATAGTGAGACAATTAAAGAACCTAGAAAGAGCAGGAGAATCCTTAATTAGTATAGAAGAAACTTTACAATTTATTAGAACAGGTAAATTTGAAGAACTTCCAGAAACAATTATTAATAATTTAGAAACTAAAAAATAA